Proteins from a single region of Drosophila biarmipes strain raj3 chromosome 3R, RU_DBia_V1.1, whole genome shotgun sequence:
- the LOC108024661 gene encoding tubby-related protein 4 isoform X3 has protein sequence MHLHFERNINTKCDCTILSLSWMGKVPDDIPEDEGWKLNRTNYYQEGWLATGNVRGIVGVTFTTSHCRKNMDYPLRTNYNLRGHRSDVILVKWNEPYQKLASCDSSGIIFVWIKYEGRWSIELINDRNTPVTHFSWSHDGRMALICYQDGFVLVGSVAGQRYWSSMLNLESTITCGIWTPDDQQVYFGTTQGQVIVMDVHGAMVSQVQLSNDVPITSMAWSCEKFKMEEGEEAEPGVTNAAKRSFVLAVSFQNGYIYLLKSFDDVSPAHINTCLNGALGMVMEWSNSRELLAVAGTLRTGLDGSKPEELGLNSSYTNLVKFYTETGTCLYQAHIPCSSATVSAITWGHNDKRLFIATGTQVHIAWVSRRVASLQLLCRLEIQASVGSESLLPLLPLPSRIKSLIGNLFAQTIRCCVPDLKSLRDFVSRPPLCSTRLHCTMIRHDDDSNLSSGTCYTLYLEYLGGLVPLLKGKRTSKIRPEFVIFDPQVNDAPLYFQYSAEAKSSSGSSQSTTTGNSGRTDSSDSDYEERSRFGSPRTPRKKRVRPKRRHQAGDRLSASGGGGTNDPDSLDELAYVDTLPEQEVKLVEVTSNIWGTKFKIHGLAKTVPANLGQVTYKTSLLHLQPRQMTLVITELRDDFPPGPDPSFNPNIFSEDEDEHSQHQQANHHDAVPQVNVITTQDGATLKPPIIPQRRLTDGASAPLIAPMSPRPNRILARHKNSLTVNGGERGSSAGLSPLARAESYDDDSSNESQEAGAAACQSTTVLLHQAPSNGSGPGPSCSKTITRPKTISSFKNSYSRSSSNSSCQSRHAISPLYCDGAVPTLQSPKNAVAPSDIIFERPAVPAAGQTTLMSYSSNADYANNVVQVKNALMSEPVRSANSHVNPVPLNLNLNLERMDARVKCMAPTTSSTAKRREMLYIDEETQSPTPTPSSSSMKRTPTVVSIAPALPDSITRSCSVGYLDSVAITPSDEALSALRKDAPNKRLILVDKRRNRRKRQQQEDARRHKLQQTGKSKSLDSCDLLSLQTKLSSKEHEQVVRKLQEISDSSACSSAANTLCFKCRNNMSPSSACKRCQPSASSVLDEITSVVATNVVEPAKESPVVQAKPAPKKRFDVITSFTDSPLFTRKHRFGIGRSKETSNTENSTPLLGRKQDNGFSFVKQLSEVRWRRKEQPSQAQVNGSGSNASTLERQQQPEITGAACGAVEATPVEAKASVSLHTQALTTLENIISRLRDLDEGRLTPPSTPQRLPRSSPASPAASKKNKRQQSNSPIRHILNSPLLNRRQRKKQSIIESSDDEGNQTNGSGEESNNAGNGKQYRDLETFQKAQLRQKRGKIEPNGSASCANPAPVRREFVMHNKAPMWNEMSQVYQLDFGGRVTQESAKNFQIEFRGKQVMQFGRIDGNAYTLDFQYPFSALQAFAVALANVTQRLK, from the exons GATGAGGGCTGGAAGCTGAACAGGACGAACTACTACCAGGAGGGATGGCTGGCCACGGGCAATGTGCGCGGCATTGTGGGCGTCACCTTTACCACCTCGCATTGCCGCAAGAACATGGACTACCCGCTGAGGACCAACTACAATCTGCGCGGCCATAGATCGGAT GTCATCCTGGTCAAGTGGAACGAGCCGTACCAGAAGCTGGCCTCCTGCGACAGCTCAGGAATCATCTTTGTGTGGATCAAGTACGAGGGCCGCTGGTCCATCGAGCTGATCAACGACAGGAATACGCCCGTGACCCACTTCTCCTGGTCGCACGATGGACGCATGGCCTTGATCTGCTACCAGGATGGCTTCGTTCTGGTTGGATCCGTGGCTGGTCAGAGGTATTGGTCCTCCATGCTCAATCTGGAGTCCACGATCACCTGCGGCATTTGGACGCCCGACGACCAGCAGGTGTACTTCGGCACCACCCAGGGTCAGGTGATTGTGATGGATGTGCATGGGGCCATGGTGTCGCAGGTTCAGCTCTCCAACGATGTGCCCATCACCTCGATGGCCTGGTCCTGCGAGAAGTTCAAGATGGAGGAGGGCGAGGAGGCGGAGCCCGGTGTAACCAATGCGG CCAAACGCTCCTTTGTCCTGGCAGTTAGCTTTCAGAATGGATACATCTACTTGCTAAAGTCGTTCGACGACGTCTCACCCGCACATATCAACACATGCCTTAACGGCGCCCTCGGCATGGTCATGGAGTGGAGCAACTCCCGTGAGCTGCTCGCCGTCGCAGGAACCCTGCGCACCGGATTGGATGGGTCGAAGCCAGAGGAGCTGGGCCTAAACAGTAGCTACACGAATCTGGTCAAGTTCTACACGGAGACGGGCACCTGTCTGTATCAGGCGCACATTCCCTGCAGTAGTGCCACCGTTTCGGCCATCACCTGGGGCCACAACGACAAGCGGCTGTTCATCGCCACGGGGACGCAGGTTCACATCGCCTGGGTCTCTAGGCGGGTGGCCTCCTTGCAGCTCCTCTGCCGCCTGGAGATCCAGGCGAGCGTCGGATCCGAGTcgctgctgccactgctgccgTTGCCTTCTAGGATTAAGTCTCTCATTGGCAATCTGTTTGCTCAAACGATAAGA TGCTGTGTACCTGACCTGAAGTCGCTGCGTGATTTTGTATCGCGACCACCGCTTTGCTCCACCCGGCTGCACTGCACCATGATCCGACACGATGACGACTCCAATCTGAGCTCCGGCACATGCTACACGCTCTATCTGGAGTACTTGGGCGGATTGGTGCCGCTGCTCAAGGGCAAGCGCACCTCCAAAATTCGCCCCGAGTTTGTAATCTTCGATCCTCAGGTTAATG ATGCCCCCTTGTACTTTCAATACTCCGCCGAGGCCAAGAGCTCCTCGGGCTCCAGCCAGTCCACCACCACGGGCAATAGTGGACGCACGGACTCCTCGGACAGTGACTACGAGGAGAGATCTCGCTTTGGCTCCCCGCGAACGCCGCGCAAAAAGCGAGTGCGTCCAAAGAGGCGCCACCAAGCCGGCGATCGGTTGAGCGCCTCTGGAGGCGGTGGAACCAACGATCCCGATAGCCTGGATGAACTGGCCTACGTGGACACACTGCCGGAG CAGGAAGTCAAGCTGGTCGAGGTGACCTCCAACATTTGGGGAACCAAGTTCAAGATCCATGGACTTGCCAAAACCGTCCCAGCCAATTTAGGCCAAGTAACTTATAAGACGTCCCTACTGCATTTGCAGCCGCGTCAAATGACGCTGGTCATCACTGAGCTGCGCGACGATTTTCCACCTGGTCCCGATCCCAGCTTTAATCCGAATATATTTTCCGAGGACGAGGATGAGCATAGTCAGCATCAACAGGCCAATCATCACGATGCAGTGCCTCAGGTTAATGTGATCACCACTCAGGACGGGGCTACCCTAAAGCCCCCGATAATACCGCAGCGTCGCCTCACCGATGGAGCTTCTGCCCCCTTGATAGCGCCCATGTCTCCGCGTCCAAATAGAATTCTGGCGCGACACAAGAACTCTTTGACTGTGAATGGAGGAGAGCGGGGGTCGTCGGCGGGCCTGAGTCCGTTGGCGAGAGCCGAGAGCTACGATGATGATTCGTCCAACGAGTCGCAGGAGGCGGGAGCTGCAGCCTGTCAGTCAACCACTGTGCTCCTTCACCAGGCACCCTCGAATGGCTCAGGTCCGGGACCCAGCTGCAGTAAGACCATAACACGCCCCAAGACCATCAGCAGCTTCAAGAACAGCTACAGCCGCTCCAGCTCGAATTCCAGCTGCCAGTCGCGTCACGCCATCTCGCCGCTGTATTGCGATGGAGCCGTCCCCACGCTGCAGAGTCCCAAGAACGCAGTGGCTCCCTCGGACATTATTTTCGAGCGTCCTGCAGTGCCAGCCGCTGGACAGACCACCCTGATGTCGTACTCCAGCAATGCGGACTATGCCAATAATGTGGTCCAGGTAAAGAATGCCCTGATGTCGGAACCAGTGCGCTCGGCCAACAGCCATGTGAACCCGGTGCCGCTGAATCTCAACCTGAATCTGGAGCGAATGGATGCGCGGGTCAAGTGCATGGCACCCACCACCTCCTCTACCGCCAAGCGACGCGAAATGCTGTACATCGACGAGGAGACGCAGTCGCCAACGCCCAcgccgagcagcagcagcatgaaGCGGACTCCAACAGTGGTTTCCATCGCTCCTGCCCTGCCCGACTCCATCACACGCAGCTGCAGCGTAGGCTATCTGGATTCGGTGGCCATCACGCCATCCGACGAGGCGCTGTCCGCCCTGCGCAAGGATGCTCCGAACAAGCGGCTGATACTGGTGGACAAGCGTAGGAATCGCCGGAaaaggcagcagcaggaggatgCCCGTCGGCACAAGTTGCAGCAAACTGGCAAGTCCAAGAGTCTGGACTCCTGCGACCTGCTGTCCCTGCAGACAAAGCTGTCCAGCAAGGAGCACGAGCAGGTGGTGCGCAAGCTGCAGGAGATTTCCGACAGCAGCGCCTGCAGCAGTGCGGCCAACACTTTGTGCTTTAAGTGCCGTAACAACATGAGTCCCAGCAGTGCCTGTAAGCGGTGTCAGCCCTCGGCGAGCTCCGTCCTGGATGAGATTACGTCCGTTGTGGCGACGAATGTGGTGGAGCCGGCCAAGGAGTCTCCTGTGGTGCAGGCCAAGCCGGCGCCAAAGAAACGCTTCGATGTCATTACTAGCTTCACGGACTCGCCGCTCTTCACGAGGAAACACAGATTTGGTATTGGACGCAGCAAGGAGACGTCGAACACCGAGAACTCCACACCCTTGCTGGGCAGAAAGCAGGACAATGGCTTTAGCTTCGTGAAGCAGCTGTCCGAGGTTCGCTGGAGGCGCAAGGAACAGCCATCGCAGGCGCAAGTAAATGGTTCTGGTAGCAATGCCAGCACTTTGGagcggcaacagcagccgGAGATCACAGGAGCAGCTTGTGGCGCTGTGGAGGCTACACCAGTAGAGGCCAAGGCTTCGGTTTCTCTGCATACTCAG GCACTTACCACTTTGGAGAACATTATAAGCCGTCTTCGTGATCTGGATGAGGGCCGTCTGACGCCTCCTTCCACCCCTCAGCGACTGCCACGAAGTTCTCCAGCCTCGCCGGCGGCCAGCAAAAAAAACAAGCGCCAGCAGAGCAACTCCCCCATTCGCCACATTTTGAATTCACCGCTTTTGAACCGCCGTCAGCGCAAGAAGCAGAGTATCATCGAGAGCTCCGATGATGAGGGCAACCAGACCAATGGGTCCGGTGAGGAGAGTAACAACGCGGGCAATGGCAAGCAGTATCGCGACCTGGAAACCTTCCAGAAGGCCCAACTGCGTCAGAAG CGCGGAAAGATAGAGCCAAATGGCAGTGCCAGCTGTGCCAATCCGGCGCCAGTGCGTCGCGAGTTTGTGATGCACAATAAGGCGCCCATGTGGAATGAGATGAGTCAGGTGTACCAGCTGGACTTTGGGGGTCGTGTTACCCAGGAGTCGGCCAAGAACTTTCAGATCGAGTTTCGAGGCAAGCAG GTCATGCAATTTGGTCGCATTGACGGAAACGCCTACACCCTGGATTTCCAGTATCCTTTCTCTGCCCTCCAGGCCTTTGCCGTGGCCCTGGCCAATGTGACACAGCGACTCAAGTAA
- the LOC108024661 gene encoding tubby-related protein 4 isoform X1 has product MHLHFERNINTKCDCTILSLSWMGKVPDDIPEDEGWKLNRTNYYQEGWLATGNVRGIVGVTFTTSHCRKNMDYPLRTNYNLRGHRSDVILVKWNEPYQKLASCDSSGIIFVWIKYEGRWSIELINDRNTPVTHFSWSHDGRMALICYQDGFVLVGSVAGQRYWSSMLNLESTITCGIWTPDDQQVYFGTTQGQVIVMDVHGAMVSQVQLSNDVPITSMAWSCEKFKMEEGEEAEPGVTNAAKRSFVLAVSFQNGYIYLLKSFDDVSPAHINTCLNGALGMVMEWSNSRELLAVAGTLRTGLDGSKPEELGLNSSYTNLVKFYTETGTCLYQAHIPCSSATVSAITWGHNDKRLFIATGTQVHIAWVSRRVASLQLLCRLEIQASVGSESLLPLLPLPSRIKSLIGNLFAQTIRCCVPDLKSLRDFVSRPPLCSTRLHCTMIRHDDDSNLSSGTCYTLYLEYLGGLVPLLKGKRTSKIRPEFVIFDPQVNDAPLYFQYSAEAKSSSGSSQSTTTGNSGRTDSSDSDYEERSRFGSPRTPRKKRVRPKRRHQAGDRLSASGGGGTNDPDSLDELAYVDTLPEQEVKLVEVTSNIWGTKFKIHGLAKTVPANLGQVTYKTSLLHLQPRQMTLVITELRDDFPPGPDPSFNPNIFSEDEDEHSQHQQANHHDAVPQVNVITTQDGATLKPPIIPQRRLTDGASAPLIAPMSPRPNRILARHKNSLTVNGGERGSSAGLSPLARAESYDDDSSNESQEAGAAACQSTTVLLHQAPSNGSGPGPSCSKTITRPKTISSFKNSYSRSSSNSSCQSRHAISPLYCDGAVPTLQSPKNAVAPSDIIFERPAVPAAGQTTLMSYSSNADYANNVVQVKNALMSEPVRSANSHVNPVPLNLNLNLERMDARVKCMAPTTSSTAKRREMLYIDEETQSPTPTPSSSSMKRTPTVVSIAPALPDSITRSCSVGYLDSVAITPSDEALSALRKDAPNKRLILVDKRRNRRKRQQQEDARRHKLQQTGKSKSLDSCDLLSLQTKLSSKEHEQVVRKLQEISDSSACSSAANTLCFKCRNNMSPSSACKRCQPSASSVLDEITSVVATNVVEPAKESPVVQAKPAPKKRFDVITSFTDSPLFTRKHRFGIGRSKETSNTENSTPLLGRKQDNGFSFVKQLSEVRWRRKEQPSQAQVNGSGSNASTLERQQQPEITGAACGAVEATPVEAKASVSLHTQALTTLENIISRLRDLDEGRLTPPSTPQRLPRSSPASPAASKKNKRQQSNSPIRHILNSPLLNRRQRKKQSIIESSDDEGNQTNGSGEESNNAGNGKQYRDLETFQKAQLRQKLKRGKIEPNGSASCANPAPVRREFVMHNKAPMWNEMSQVYQLDFGGRVTQESAKNFQIEFRGKQVMQFGRIDGNAYTLDFQYPFSALQAFAVALANVTQRLK; this is encoded by the exons GATGAGGGCTGGAAGCTGAACAGGACGAACTACTACCAGGAGGGATGGCTGGCCACGGGCAATGTGCGCGGCATTGTGGGCGTCACCTTTACCACCTCGCATTGCCGCAAGAACATGGACTACCCGCTGAGGACCAACTACAATCTGCGCGGCCATAGATCGGAT GTCATCCTGGTCAAGTGGAACGAGCCGTACCAGAAGCTGGCCTCCTGCGACAGCTCAGGAATCATCTTTGTGTGGATCAAGTACGAGGGCCGCTGGTCCATCGAGCTGATCAACGACAGGAATACGCCCGTGACCCACTTCTCCTGGTCGCACGATGGACGCATGGCCTTGATCTGCTACCAGGATGGCTTCGTTCTGGTTGGATCCGTGGCTGGTCAGAGGTATTGGTCCTCCATGCTCAATCTGGAGTCCACGATCACCTGCGGCATTTGGACGCCCGACGACCAGCAGGTGTACTTCGGCACCACCCAGGGTCAGGTGATTGTGATGGATGTGCATGGGGCCATGGTGTCGCAGGTTCAGCTCTCCAACGATGTGCCCATCACCTCGATGGCCTGGTCCTGCGAGAAGTTCAAGATGGAGGAGGGCGAGGAGGCGGAGCCCGGTGTAACCAATGCGG CCAAACGCTCCTTTGTCCTGGCAGTTAGCTTTCAGAATGGATACATCTACTTGCTAAAGTCGTTCGACGACGTCTCACCCGCACATATCAACACATGCCTTAACGGCGCCCTCGGCATGGTCATGGAGTGGAGCAACTCCCGTGAGCTGCTCGCCGTCGCAGGAACCCTGCGCACCGGATTGGATGGGTCGAAGCCAGAGGAGCTGGGCCTAAACAGTAGCTACACGAATCTGGTCAAGTTCTACACGGAGACGGGCACCTGTCTGTATCAGGCGCACATTCCCTGCAGTAGTGCCACCGTTTCGGCCATCACCTGGGGCCACAACGACAAGCGGCTGTTCATCGCCACGGGGACGCAGGTTCACATCGCCTGGGTCTCTAGGCGGGTGGCCTCCTTGCAGCTCCTCTGCCGCCTGGAGATCCAGGCGAGCGTCGGATCCGAGTcgctgctgccactgctgccgTTGCCTTCTAGGATTAAGTCTCTCATTGGCAATCTGTTTGCTCAAACGATAAGA TGCTGTGTACCTGACCTGAAGTCGCTGCGTGATTTTGTATCGCGACCACCGCTTTGCTCCACCCGGCTGCACTGCACCATGATCCGACACGATGACGACTCCAATCTGAGCTCCGGCACATGCTACACGCTCTATCTGGAGTACTTGGGCGGATTGGTGCCGCTGCTCAAGGGCAAGCGCACCTCCAAAATTCGCCCCGAGTTTGTAATCTTCGATCCTCAGGTTAATG ATGCCCCCTTGTACTTTCAATACTCCGCCGAGGCCAAGAGCTCCTCGGGCTCCAGCCAGTCCACCACCACGGGCAATAGTGGACGCACGGACTCCTCGGACAGTGACTACGAGGAGAGATCTCGCTTTGGCTCCCCGCGAACGCCGCGCAAAAAGCGAGTGCGTCCAAAGAGGCGCCACCAAGCCGGCGATCGGTTGAGCGCCTCTGGAGGCGGTGGAACCAACGATCCCGATAGCCTGGATGAACTGGCCTACGTGGACACACTGCCGGAG CAGGAAGTCAAGCTGGTCGAGGTGACCTCCAACATTTGGGGAACCAAGTTCAAGATCCATGGACTTGCCAAAACCGTCCCAGCCAATTTAGGCCAAGTAACTTATAAGACGTCCCTACTGCATTTGCAGCCGCGTCAAATGACGCTGGTCATCACTGAGCTGCGCGACGATTTTCCACCTGGTCCCGATCCCAGCTTTAATCCGAATATATTTTCCGAGGACGAGGATGAGCATAGTCAGCATCAACAGGCCAATCATCACGATGCAGTGCCTCAGGTTAATGTGATCACCACTCAGGACGGGGCTACCCTAAAGCCCCCGATAATACCGCAGCGTCGCCTCACCGATGGAGCTTCTGCCCCCTTGATAGCGCCCATGTCTCCGCGTCCAAATAGAATTCTGGCGCGACACAAGAACTCTTTGACTGTGAATGGAGGAGAGCGGGGGTCGTCGGCGGGCCTGAGTCCGTTGGCGAGAGCCGAGAGCTACGATGATGATTCGTCCAACGAGTCGCAGGAGGCGGGAGCTGCAGCCTGTCAGTCAACCACTGTGCTCCTTCACCAGGCACCCTCGAATGGCTCAGGTCCGGGACCCAGCTGCAGTAAGACCATAACACGCCCCAAGACCATCAGCAGCTTCAAGAACAGCTACAGCCGCTCCAGCTCGAATTCCAGCTGCCAGTCGCGTCACGCCATCTCGCCGCTGTATTGCGATGGAGCCGTCCCCACGCTGCAGAGTCCCAAGAACGCAGTGGCTCCCTCGGACATTATTTTCGAGCGTCCTGCAGTGCCAGCCGCTGGACAGACCACCCTGATGTCGTACTCCAGCAATGCGGACTATGCCAATAATGTGGTCCAGGTAAAGAATGCCCTGATGTCGGAACCAGTGCGCTCGGCCAACAGCCATGTGAACCCGGTGCCGCTGAATCTCAACCTGAATCTGGAGCGAATGGATGCGCGGGTCAAGTGCATGGCACCCACCACCTCCTCTACCGCCAAGCGACGCGAAATGCTGTACATCGACGAGGAGACGCAGTCGCCAACGCCCAcgccgagcagcagcagcatgaaGCGGACTCCAACAGTGGTTTCCATCGCTCCTGCCCTGCCCGACTCCATCACACGCAGCTGCAGCGTAGGCTATCTGGATTCGGTGGCCATCACGCCATCCGACGAGGCGCTGTCCGCCCTGCGCAAGGATGCTCCGAACAAGCGGCTGATACTGGTGGACAAGCGTAGGAATCGCCGGAaaaggcagcagcaggaggatgCCCGTCGGCACAAGTTGCAGCAAACTGGCAAGTCCAAGAGTCTGGACTCCTGCGACCTGCTGTCCCTGCAGACAAAGCTGTCCAGCAAGGAGCACGAGCAGGTGGTGCGCAAGCTGCAGGAGATTTCCGACAGCAGCGCCTGCAGCAGTGCGGCCAACACTTTGTGCTTTAAGTGCCGTAACAACATGAGTCCCAGCAGTGCCTGTAAGCGGTGTCAGCCCTCGGCGAGCTCCGTCCTGGATGAGATTACGTCCGTTGTGGCGACGAATGTGGTGGAGCCGGCCAAGGAGTCTCCTGTGGTGCAGGCCAAGCCGGCGCCAAAGAAACGCTTCGATGTCATTACTAGCTTCACGGACTCGCCGCTCTTCACGAGGAAACACAGATTTGGTATTGGACGCAGCAAGGAGACGTCGAACACCGAGAACTCCACACCCTTGCTGGGCAGAAAGCAGGACAATGGCTTTAGCTTCGTGAAGCAGCTGTCCGAGGTTCGCTGGAGGCGCAAGGAACAGCCATCGCAGGCGCAAGTAAATGGTTCTGGTAGCAATGCCAGCACTTTGGagcggcaacagcagccgGAGATCACAGGAGCAGCTTGTGGCGCTGTGGAGGCTACACCAGTAGAGGCCAAGGCTTCGGTTTCTCTGCATACTCAG GCACTTACCACTTTGGAGAACATTATAAGCCGTCTTCGTGATCTGGATGAGGGCCGTCTGACGCCTCCTTCCACCCCTCAGCGACTGCCACGAAGTTCTCCAGCCTCGCCGGCGGCCAGCAAAAAAAACAAGCGCCAGCAGAGCAACTCCCCCATTCGCCACATTTTGAATTCACCGCTTTTGAACCGCCGTCAGCGCAAGAAGCAGAGTATCATCGAGAGCTCCGATGATGAGGGCAACCAGACCAATGGGTCCGGTGAGGAGAGTAACAACGCGGGCAATGGCAAGCAGTATCGCGACCTGGAAACCTTCCAGAAGGCCCAACTGCGTCAGAAG CTGAAGCGCGGAAAGATAGAGCCAAATGGCAGTGCCAGCTGTGCCAATCCGGCGCCAGTGCGTCGCGAGTTTGTGATGCACAATAAGGCGCCCATGTGGAATGAGATGAGTCAGGTGTACCAGCTGGACTTTGGGGGTCGTGTTACCCAGGAGTCGGCCAAGAACTTTCAGATCGAGTTTCGAGGCAAGCAG GTCATGCAATTTGGTCGCATTGACGGAAACGCCTACACCCTGGATTTCCAGTATCCTTTCTCTGCCCTCCAGGCCTTTGCCGTGGCCCTGGCCAATGTGACACAGCGACTCAAGTAA